The following are from one region of the Nicotiana tabacum cultivar K326 chromosome 3, ASM71507v2, whole genome shotgun sequence genome:
- the LOC142178473 gene encoding secreted RxLR effector protein 161-like produces MTDEIEKMKAIPYASAVGSLMFVMLCIRPNICFVVGMVSRFQYNPGREHWTVIKYIIKYLKRTRDYILVHHSGDFAPIGYTDSDFQSDRDSRKSTSGYVFTLGDGSISWRSIKQSCVADSTMEAEYVAASEAAKEAIWLRNFLKELNVVPSVQAPIVLYCDNSGAVAISKEPRSHERSKHIKRKYHLIRDITQRGDARVLKIASEDNLADPFTKSLT; encoded by the coding sequence ATGACTGATGAGATAGAAAAGATGAAGGCGATCCCTTATGCTTCTGCTGTAGGGAGTCTTATGTTTGTTATGCTATGTATTAGACCTAACATCTGCTTTGTTGTTGGCATGGTTAGTAGATTTCAGTATAACCCTGGTCGAGAACACTGGACTGTTATTAAGTATATAATCAAGTACTTGAAGAGGACTAGGGATTATATATTAGTGCATCACTCAGGTGATTTCGCACCCATTGGCTATACTGATTCAGATTTCCAGTCAGATAGAGACTCTAGAAAATCTACCTCAGGATATGTTTTTACCTTAGGAGATGGATCCATAAGTTGGAGGAGCATCAAGCAATCATGTGTTGCTGATTCCACCATGGAAGCCGAATATGTGGCTGCATCTGAGGCAGCTAAAGAGGCTATTTGGCTCAGGAACTTTCTGAAAGAGCTTAATGTGGTTCCTTCAGTTCAAGCACCAATTGTACTTTATTGTGACAATAGTGGTGCAGTTGCAATCTCGAAAGAACCAAGAAGCCATGAAAGGAGTAAGCATATTAAGCGTAAATATCACTTAATTCGGGACATAACTCAGAGAGGTGATGCAAGAGTGTTGAAGATTGCGTCAGAGGACAATTTGGCAGACCCGTTTACAAAGAGCTTGACATAG